In Jeotgalibaca arthritidis, a single genomic region encodes these proteins:
- a CDS encoding Gfo/Idh/MocA family protein codes for MKEIKWAMIGCGDVTEKKTGPALYSAQGSRLVGVYSRTKERAEDWVRRHQHGIVYDTIEQLLDDSSVQAVYIATPPDSHFDYAMKVLEAGKIPLIEKPMASDFVACQNIIKKAKQVELPLYVNFYRRGLEKFQTIKQLLEDGAIGEVLTVTIRHYSPLDPELKTANDLPWRYKKEAGGGKALDSQIHVIDYLMWLFGDIEAVNGFAANRADAYEVEDTIVVSFKFKSQVFGTATWSYAASEYVDQVDIQGTKGTMGFSGTGVNDLRVNDENYQFEAPDHVGLPYIQMIVDHLLSGGDCPADTHQAAQTVYFFDQLLADYRRGIS; via the coding sequence ATGAAAGAAATCAAGTGGGCCATGATCGGTTGTGGCGATGTCACCGAGAAAAAGACTGGACCAGCTTTATACTCGGCGCAAGGGTCACGGCTAGTAGGGGTTTACAGCCGAACCAAAGAACGAGCAGAAGATTGGGTTAGACGGCACCAGCACGGCATCGTCTATGATACCATCGAACAGTTACTGGATGATTCAAGTGTTCAAGCTGTTTATATTGCCACACCACCTGATAGCCATTTTGATTATGCCATGAAGGTACTAGAAGCTGGCAAAATTCCGCTTATCGAGAAACCCATGGCCAGTGATTTTGTAGCGTGTCAAAACATTATTAAAAAAGCTAAACAAGTCGAGTTACCCCTCTATGTCAATTTCTACCGTCGTGGCTTGGAGAAGTTTCAAACGATTAAACAGCTTTTAGAAGACGGTGCTATTGGTGAGGTTTTGACAGTGACCATTCGCCATTATTCTCCATTAGATCCAGAACTCAAAACAGCGAATGACTTACCTTGGCGCTACAAGAAAGAAGCTGGTGGCGGTAAAGCCTTGGACAGTCAAATTCATGTCATCGACTATTTAATGTGGTTGTTTGGGGATATCGAAGCCGTTAATGGGTTTGCCGCAAACCGGGCTGATGCTTATGAAGTAGAAGATACCATTGTCGTTAGCTTTAAATTTAAGTCTCAGGTCTTTGGGACGGCGACTTGGTCTTATGCAGCCAGCGAGTATGTCGATCAAGTCGATATTCAAGGCACAAAAGGGACCATGGGTTTTTCTGGAACAGGGGTTAATGACTTAAGAGTTAATGATGAAAATTATCAGTTTGAAGCGCCCGATCATGTGGGATTGCCCTATATTCAGATGATCGTTGACCACTTATTAAGCGGTGGAGATTGTCCAGCAGACACCCATCAGGCCGCCCAAACGGTTTACTTTTTCGATCAGTTGCTGGCTGATTATCGGAGGGGTATTAGTTGA
- a CDS encoding PepSY domain-containing protein, whose translation MKVWRTVTFTAFSALALAACSNEPSPGETPVSDPATENNSSVVESSTTDQAMADVISMDQALDVFWQEYPDAQIKEVDFDEDWGEWTYQITGIFEDREYEVEINATTSNVEKVEDDRLDDDDRDVLTLDGLITPDEAVSIARQEVEADATLEGWNLSFDDDRMQAEYEVEFKGSDDRDVTIHAETGDVLEVER comes from the coding sequence ATGAAAGTATGGAGAACAGTAACGTTTACTGCATTTTCAGCCTTAGCACTCGCTGCTTGTAGCAATGAACCATCTCCGGGTGAAACACCGGTAAGTGATCCAGCGACTGAAAATAATTCAAGTGTTGTGGAGAGTTCAACAACAGATCAGGCGATGGCTGATGTGATTAGCATGGACCAAGCTTTGGATGTGTTTTGGCAAGAATACCCAGATGCTCAAATCAAGGAAGTTGATTTTGATGAGGACTGGGGAGAATGGACTTACCAAATCACGGGTATTTTTGAGGACCGTGAATACGAAGTCGAGATTAATGCCACAACGTCAAACGTTGAAAAAGTGGAAGATGATCGTTTAGATGATGACGACCGCGATGTTTTAACATTGGATGGTTTAATCACGCCAGACGAAGCAGTTTCGATTGCTAGGCAAGAAGTTGAAGCAGATGCGACCTTAGAAGGTTGGAATTTAAGCTTCGATGATGATCGTATGCAAGCCGAATATGAAGTTGAATTTAAAGGTAGTGACGACCGCGATGTTACTATTCATGCCGAAACAGGCGATGTCTTAGAAGTCGAGCGTTAA
- a CDS encoding NAD/NADP-dependent octopine/nopaline dehydrogenase family protein — protein MKVTIIGAGNSGLAMAAHLTLEGNDVTLWNRTRDHIEALIENPIIHCSGIINGNAKIHCVTDDLAVVLENPEMVFVTTPAFSHATLAKQFAHTLKINTTIILNPGRTFGALEFHHELKQNNSTISPLIAETQTILYTCRKTSDTDVEIYALKQDVLISTIEGAGNQELVQALPRCLRDKFVPAQSIIETSIGNVGMIMHCAPILLNTGWVESDQHDFCYYREGISPTIAKFIEKMDKERQDVARLLGHPIESAMEWMKRTYAIEGDCFYDVIQNNDAYQTILGPKNLHHRYVTEDIPTGLVPLEAVGKELGLAMTHIGLIIDLASALLDIDFRKEGRNLRDVIDNNQLSLHHILNEEGAK, from the coding sequence ATGAAGGTAACTATTATTGGTGCAGGTAATTCTGGTTTAGCCATGGCTGCCCACTTAACTCTAGAAGGCAATGATGTCACCTTGTGGAATCGGACTCGTGACCACATTGAGGCACTGATTGAAAATCCAATCATCCATTGTTCAGGGATAATCAACGGAAATGCCAAAATTCACTGCGTGACAGATGACTTGGCGGTAGTACTCGAAAATCCGGAAATGGTCTTTGTGACAACACCGGCTTTTTCACACGCAACACTAGCCAAGCAATTTGCCCACACCTTAAAAATAAATACGACCATTATCTTAAATCCAGGCCGAACATTTGGTGCCCTTGAATTTCACCATGAACTTAAACAAAACAATTCAACCATTAGTCCACTGATCGCCGAAACCCAAACCATTCTTTATACTTGCCGCAAAACGTCTGATACCGATGTCGAGATTTATGCCTTAAAGCAAGACGTCTTGATTTCGACCATAGAAGGTGCCGGCAATCAGGAATTGGTTCAGGCTTTACCGAGGTGTTTGCGCGATAAGTTTGTACCAGCCCAATCCATCATTGAAACATCTATCGGTAACGTGGGAATGATTATGCATTGCGCACCCATTTTACTAAATACGGGCTGGGTAGAAAGTGATCAACACGACTTTTGCTATTACCGAGAAGGCATTAGCCCGACCATTGCAAAATTTATCGAGAAGATGGACAAGGAAAGGCAAGATGTTGCGCGCTTACTTGGCCATCCGATTGAATCAGCTATGGAATGGATGAAGCGGACCTATGCGATTGAAGGGGATTGCTTTTATGATGTCATTCAAAATAATGATGCCTACCAAACTATTCTCGGTCCAAAAAATTTACACCATCGCTATGTGACGGAAGATATTCCAACGGGTTTAGTGCCACTAGAAGCAGTGGGCAAGGAATTGGGATTGGCGATGACACACATTGGCTTAATTATTGACCTAGCTTCTGCCTTACTAGATATTGATTTTCGCAAAGAAGGCCGTAATTTAAGGGATGTTATTGATAACAACCAACTGTCCCTTCACCATATCTTAAATGAGGAGGGTGCCAAATGA
- a CDS encoding cobalamin B12-binding domain-containing protein, with amino-acid sequence MTIKDQEKFALLKPALDAHTLGVNAAAELLRDCGYEVLTGDTELSRIINDIRYATNQEKLIRWLKENQISYIGLSYRLDEQEAADMVGHVLYSLRSHNMLSQQGGPINGVSFGGLPGACRLVEKVSNGYVLTFQGSETPQETLEKYGVPKDRIPADMKEGSKYDEQLLTFGQSIIREKAYLDFKPIKRKTYTDFGTTKDTLVKRLEATLTDNFPPLMRAHVGPYSSNLSRQENVKDFLNWCQHLSDTRYLDILSIGSSQLSQSNFGEEWGDQPNGGGVPVNSKEEFEQIRETASPMLVRTYSGTKRTVEMAQVYEDHLNIAWHALSLWWFNKMDGRGPNDVYQNLKNHIETMAYIAKTDKPFEPNTPHHFAFRGADDTTYVLSAYLAAKLAKKMGIKTFILQVMLNTPRYTWGIQDLAKARAMLALIKPLEDDHFKVILQPRAGLDYFSPDLDQARAQLAAVSALIDDIEPSNEQSPPLLHVVSYSEAAHLATPPIINESVQITHYAIQRYRQLKREGLVADMSQNDDVANRTEQLIKKVTHLVNAIESHIPNPYSAEGFYIIFASGFMPTPYIWAEKEEFQFATHWRTKPIKGGVQVVDQDGQTVSAQQIADFAIKNIPEITYRLQQKKAIFLSNNQKL; translated from the coding sequence ATGACCATTAAAGACCAAGAAAAATTTGCCCTTTTGAAACCGGCACTGGATGCTCACACACTAGGCGTCAATGCAGCGGCCGAGCTATTAAGAGATTGTGGCTACGAAGTTTTAACCGGTGACACAGAACTGTCTCGCATCATTAACGACATCCGTTATGCCACTAACCAAGAAAAATTAATCCGTTGGCTAAAAGAAAACCAGATTAGCTATATTGGATTGAGTTACCGCTTGGACGAGCAAGAAGCGGCTGACATGGTAGGTCATGTGCTCTACAGTTTGCGGTCCCACAATATGTTATCCCAACAAGGCGGACCTATTAATGGCGTTTCTTTTGGAGGGTTACCTGGTGCTTGCCGACTGGTGGAGAAAGTATCAAATGGCTATGTCCTGACCTTTCAAGGGAGTGAAACACCCCAAGAAACGTTAGAAAAATACGGTGTACCTAAAGATAGAATTCCAGCTGACATGAAAGAAGGCAGCAAGTACGATGAGCAGTTATTAACATTTGGCCAATCTATAATCCGCGAAAAAGCCTACTTAGACTTTAAGCCTATTAAACGAAAAACGTATACCGATTTTGGAACAACAAAGGACACCCTTGTAAAACGCTTAGAAGCAACCTTAACTGACAACTTTCCGCCATTGATGCGCGCCCATGTTGGTCCTTATTCCTCCAACTTAAGCCGCCAGGAAAATGTCAAAGACTTCCTCAATTGGTGCCAACACCTGTCCGATACTCGCTATTTAGACATTTTATCTATTGGAAGTTCCCAATTATCTCAGTCCAATTTTGGTGAAGAGTGGGGCGACCAACCTAATGGGGGCGGCGTACCAGTTAATAGTAAAGAAGAATTCGAACAGATTCGAGAAACTGCTAGCCCCATGTTAGTGCGCACCTATTCCGGTACAAAGCGAACGGTTGAAATGGCTCAAGTATATGAAGACCACCTCAATATCGCTTGGCACGCCCTGTCATTATGGTGGTTTAATAAGATGGACGGCAGGGGTCCTAATGATGTCTATCAAAATTTAAAGAACCATATCGAAACAATGGCCTATATCGCTAAAACGGACAAGCCCTTTGAACCCAATACGCCTCACCATTTTGCCTTTAGAGGGGCGGATGATACCACCTATGTCCTGTCTGCTTATCTAGCTGCTAAACTAGCAAAAAAAATGGGCATCAAAACCTTTATCCTGCAAGTCATGTTAAATACTCCCCGCTACACTTGGGGGATTCAAGACTTAGCAAAAGCCAGAGCTATGCTAGCTTTAATCAAACCGCTCGAAGACGACCATTTTAAAGTCATCTTACAACCTCGAGCAGGACTGGATTATTTTTCACCTGACCTAGACCAAGCGCGTGCTCAACTCGCTGCAGTGTCTGCCCTTATTGATGACATTGAGCCAAGCAATGAACAAAGCCCACCGCTACTTCATGTGGTCAGCTATTCAGAAGCCGCTCATTTGGCGACACCGCCCATCATCAATGAGAGCGTCCAAATTACCCACTATGCAATTCAGCGCTACCGCCAACTGAAAAGGGAAGGCCTTGTTGCTGATATGAGCCAAAACGATGACGTCGCCAACCGTACCGAACAACTGATTAAAAAAGTAACCCATTTAGTCAATGCGATTGAATCCCATATTCCAAACCCTTATTCCGCAGAAGGCTTCTATATCATCTTTGCCAGTGGATTTATGCCGACGCCATATATTTGGGCTGAAAAAGAAGAATTTCAATTTGCTACCCATTGGCGGACGAAACCAATAAAAGGCGGCGTCCAAGTTGTCGATCAAGATGGTCAAACAGTATCTGCCCAGCAAATTGCTGATTTTGCTATTAAAAATATCCCTGAAATCACTTATCGATTGCAGCAAAAAAAGGCTATTTTTTTGTCTAATAATCAAAAATTATAA
- the ald gene encoding alanine dehydrogenase: protein MLIGIPKEVKNNENRVGITPLGVELLVQNGHTVMVETNGGVGSGFTDEQYREAGATIEETAEKVWSAEMIIKVKEPLESEYKYFRKDLILFTYLHLANEPALATALEEAGVVAIGYETMIGEAGDLPLLNPMSVIAGRLSVQIGAQFLESQYGGKGVLIGGVPGVRNGKVVIIGGGVSGRNALQIALGMGAHCTVLDVKPEVLSEIEDLYGSEVVTLMSNEVNIANAIKDADIVVGAVLIPGRKAPTLVSEEMVADMQPGSVIVDIAVDQGGIFATEDHVTSHDDPIYVKHGVLHYAVPNMPGAVSRTSTIALTNVTLPYAVKIANQGHVEAAKADSTILTGYNVFQGKITNKDVAESLEKEYVAIEELIK, encoded by the coding sequence ATGCTAATCGGAATACCGAAAGAAGTTAAGAACAACGAGAATCGTGTAGGAATTACACCACTTGGGGTCGAATTGCTCGTTCAAAACGGCCACACAGTTATGGTGGAAACTAACGGAGGCGTTGGTTCCGGATTCACTGATGAGCAATATCGCGAAGCTGGTGCGACCATTGAAGAAACTGCAGAAAAAGTTTGGTCTGCAGAGATGATCATTAAAGTAAAAGAACCTTTAGAATCAGAATATAAATATTTTAGAAAAGACTTAATTCTTTTCACTTACTTGCACTTAGCGAATGAGCCTGCTTTAGCAACGGCTCTAGAAGAAGCAGGGGTTGTCGCAATTGGTTATGAAACGATGATTGGAGAAGCTGGCGACCTGCCACTATTAAACCCAATGAGTGTGATTGCTGGTCGTTTATCAGTACAAATCGGGGCACAATTCTTAGAAAGCCAATACGGCGGTAAAGGTGTGCTTATTGGAGGCGTACCAGGTGTTAGAAACGGAAAAGTTGTCATCATCGGTGGTGGTGTATCTGGACGTAACGCCTTGCAAATCGCGTTAGGTATGGGCGCTCATTGTACCGTTTTAGATGTGAAACCAGAAGTCTTGAGTGAAATCGAAGACCTATACGGAAGTGAAGTCGTAACCTTAATGTCTAACGAAGTAAACATCGCCAATGCCATTAAAGATGCCGATATTGTTGTGGGGGCTGTTTTAATCCCAGGACGTAAAGCACCAACATTAGTTTCAGAAGAAATGGTAGCTGACATGCAACCCGGATCTGTCATTGTCGATATTGCAGTTGACCAAGGTGGTATTTTCGCTACGGAAGATCACGTGACATCTCATGATGATCCGATTTACGTGAAACATGGTGTCTTACACTATGCTGTTCCGAATATGCCAGGTGCAGTATCACGCACATCAACCATTGCTTTGACTAACGTTACCTTGCCATATGCTGTTAAAATTGCTAACCAAGGTCATGTTGAAGCTGCTAAAGCTGATTCAACTATTTTAACTGGATACAACGTCTTCCAAGGTAAAATAACCAATAAAGATGTCGCAGAATCGTTGGAAAAAGAATACGTTGCTATTGAAGAATTAATCAAATAA
- a CDS encoding ABC transporter permease: protein MFLAWNEIKHSKTRFALIIGVMVLVSYLVYFLVGLAYGLAQENRTSVDKWGADAIILTDESNSNINMSMMARSVVDDVEAPEIAILGQTPNVVRQEGSTSDDEKITVTFFGINSDEFIMPEVIDGETFTKDNQVVADISMQEQYGVEIGDTLELAGTELTIEVVGFTEDAKFNVAPVLYTTVGTYQEVRFEQIDESETGRVSAIIAKSDTEDLSDIKLNNDNLRVYSIKDYINEIPGYTAQVLTFGLMIGFLIVIAAVVIGIFIYVLTLQKASLFGVMKAQGISNFYISKSVVAQTFLLSAIGVGTGLLLTVGTSLVLPASVPYRTNVVFLAAITAMLIFFAIMGALFSVRTVVKIDPLEAIG, encoded by the coding sequence ATGTTCTTAGCATGGAATGAAATTAAACACTCAAAAACCAGATTTGCATTAATTATTGGCGTGATGGTGCTTGTATCTTACTTGGTGTATTTCTTAGTGGGACTGGCTTACGGCCTTGCACAGGAAAACCGCACAAGTGTGGATAAATGGGGAGCAGATGCCATTATTTTAACGGATGAATCTAACTCGAACATCAACATGTCAATGATGGCACGTAGCGTTGTGGATGATGTGGAAGCACCTGAAATTGCGATTTTAGGTCAAACACCTAACGTTGTTCGTCAAGAAGGATCAACGTCTGATGACGAAAAAATTACTGTAACATTTTTTGGAATTAATTCTGATGAGTTTATTATGCCAGAAGTGATTGATGGCGAAACTTTTACGAAAGACAACCAAGTGGTAGCTGACATCAGTATGCAAGAGCAATACGGTGTGGAAATTGGTGACACCCTTGAATTAGCAGGGACAGAGTTAACGATTGAAGTCGTTGGCTTTACGGAAGATGCGAAATTCAACGTAGCGCCGGTTCTTTACACAACAGTTGGCACTTACCAAGAAGTTCGTTTTGAACAAATCGATGAATCTGAAACAGGCCGTGTGTCTGCTATCATCGCAAAAAGTGACACAGAAGACCTTAGCGATATTAAACTAAATAACGATAATTTACGCGTTTATTCTATCAAAGATTACATCAATGAAATCCCAGGTTATACAGCGCAAGTTCTAACATTTGGCTTGATGATTGGGTTCTTGATTGTGATTGCAGCAGTTGTTATTGGTATTTTTATTTACGTTTTAACGCTTCAAAAAGCAAGTTTGTTTGGTGTGATGAAAGCACAAGGGATTTCGAACTTCTACATTTCTAAATCTGTTGTTGCTCAAACATTCCTTCTATCAGCAATCGGAGTGGGAACCGGTCTATTATTGACTGTGGGAACATCTCTTGTATTGCCAGCATCCGTTCCTTACCGCACGAATGTCGTATTCCTAGCAGCGATTACAGCTATGCTGATCTTTTTCGCTATTATGGGTGCACTATTCTCAGTAAGAACAGTTGTGAAAATTGATCCATTGGAAGCAATCGGATAG
- a CDS encoding ABC transporter ATP-binding protein produces MKLIELQGVTKKFNDGNKEVLALKETNFSVKSGEFVAIIGPSGSGKSTFLTIIGGLQTPTDGKVLIREQKFSEVGIKERSKMRFEEIGFILQASNLVPFLTVENQMRLVNKVEKTKYEKDKAEKLFEELGITKLRNKYPSDLSGGERQRVAIARALYHDPSVILADEPTASLDTEKAFEVVEILARETKSKNKATIMVTHDERLIDYCDKVYVMKDGVLTQRD; encoded by the coding sequence ATGAAATTAATCGAACTACAAGGCGTAACGAAAAAATTTAATGATGGTAATAAAGAAGTACTTGCTTTAAAAGAAACGAACTTCTCCGTAAAATCCGGTGAATTTGTGGCGATTATTGGACCAAGTGGATCAGGAAAAAGTACTTTCCTAACTATTATTGGTGGTCTACAAACACCAACAGACGGAAAAGTATTGATCCGCGAACAAAAATTTAGCGAAGTCGGCATTAAAGAACGTAGTAAAATGCGTTTTGAAGAAATTGGTTTTATCCTACAAGCGTCAAACTTGGTGCCTTTCCTAACCGTTGAAAACCAAATGCGTCTCGTTAACAAAGTCGAAAAAACCAAATATGAAAAAGACAAAGCGGAAAAGCTATTCGAAGAATTGGGTATCACCAAACTAAGAAACAAATACCCAAGTGACTTGTCTGGTGGGGAACGCCAACGTGTTGCTATTGCACGAGCACTTTATCATGATCCTTCCGTTATTCTTGCTGACGAACCAACTGCTAGCTTAGATACAGAAAAAGCCTTTGAAGTTGTGGAAATTTTAGCAAGAGAAACAAAAAGTAAAAACAAAGCGACGATTATGGTTACTCATGATGAGCGCTTGATTGATTACTGTGACAAAGTCTATGTCATGAAAGACGGCGTCCTAACACAACGTGATTAA
- the uvsE gene encoding UV DNA damage repair endonuclease UvsE — MSIGYACLQVGRPDTTIRSVIQKNATTERLMEVIDYNLQSFENMIDYNIKNKIKLYRISSGLIPFGSSPVNQLDWEQIFHDRFITIGQKIKQSGMRVSFHPGQYTVLNSPDEGVVSRAVDDLVYQEKILTLLGVDYSHKLILHVGGVYGDKVTALERFEENVKGIPQAVKNRLIIENDDRLFNVEDVLGLAHRIGIPVVYDNLHNAINPADSTKDDGYWISEARKTWKPEDGNQKIHYSQQASGKRLGAHTDTIYIEDFLEFYNKLEDKTIDIMLEVKDKNLSSLKCQNATTDQPAISLLEKEWGRYKYFMLEKSPRDYQVIRQLLKDKTAYPVLEFYRMIEAALEKETDSGAAINTAHHIWGYFKGKATKSEQATFIRNCTNYQSGKAKLATVKRQLHKLAIKYDQTYLIESLYFYIED, encoded by the coding sequence ATGAGTATCGGTTACGCTTGTTTACAAGTTGGCAGACCAGACACCACGATTCGTAGTGTCATTCAGAAAAATGCCACAACAGAACGATTAATGGAAGTAATTGACTATAACCTCCAATCATTTGAAAACATGATTGATTATAATATCAAAAATAAGATTAAACTTTACCGTATTAGTTCAGGCCTGATTCCATTTGGATCAAGTCCAGTCAATCAACTAGATTGGGAGCAGATCTTTCACGACCGCTTTATAACAATCGGACAAAAAATCAAACAGAGTGGTATGCGCGTTTCTTTCCATCCCGGTCAATATACCGTTTTAAACTCACCAGATGAAGGTGTTGTGAGCCGAGCTGTGGATGACTTGGTTTATCAAGAAAAAATACTAACTTTACTAGGTGTGGACTACAGCCATAAATTGATTTTGCATGTTGGTGGTGTATACGGCGACAAAGTAACAGCCTTAGAGCGCTTTGAAGAAAACGTTAAAGGCATTCCGCAAGCAGTCAAAAATAGATTGATTATTGAAAATGACGATCGCCTTTTTAATGTCGAAGATGTTTTAGGATTAGCTCATCGCATTGGCATACCAGTTGTTTATGATAATTTACATAACGCCATTAATCCAGCTGATTCAACCAAAGATGATGGCTATTGGATTAGTGAAGCGCGAAAAACCTGGAAGCCAGAAGATGGCAACCAAAAAATTCACTATTCTCAACAAGCATCGGGCAAACGTTTGGGTGCTCATACAGATACTATTTATATAGAAGACTTTCTTGAATTCTATAACAAATTGGAAGACAAAACCATTGATATCATGCTAGAGGTTAAAGATAAAAACTTATCATCCCTGAAATGCCAGAATGCAACAACCGATCAACCAGCCATTTCCCTCTTAGAAAAAGAGTGGGGCAGATACAAGTATTTTATGCTTGAAAAATCCCCCCGAGACTACCAAGTTATTCGTCAACTCTTAAAAGACAAAACAGCCTATCCTGTTCTTGAATTTTATCGTATGATTGAAGCAGCACTTGAAAAAGAAACAGATTCTGGAGCTGCTATTAATACCGCTCACCATATTTGGGGCTACTTTAAAGGCAAAGCTACCAAAAGTGAGCAAGCAACCTTTATAAGAAATTGCACCAACTACCAATCCGGAAAAGCTAAACTGGCGACTGTTAAGCGTCAACTGCATAAATTAGCCATTAAATATGACCAGACCTATCTGATTGAATCCCTTTATTTTTATATCGAAGATTAG
- a CDS encoding copper homeostasis protein CutC codes for MIKVEVCAASLEDCIKAERAGADRIELNQALHLGGLTPSLGSLIAAKKHTTIPIITMVRPRAGGFHYSDYDKETMYTDAELMIDHGASGLVFGFLNEDLTVDKATTKRFVDLCHRNRVEAIFHRAFDRSADPHQAVRDLIDCGIDRILTNGQAASADQGISLLADLQKHYSDQIAFCVGAGVTAANVVEIIEKTGISDVHSTFKGWFTDPTTASTTVSYRYSEEGDYDGVSVGKLEQFIEKLQDYR; via the coding sequence ATGATAAAAGTAGAAGTCTGTGCAGCGAGCTTAGAAGACTGCATCAAGGCAGAACGAGCGGGTGCCGATCGCATCGAACTAAATCAAGCCTTACATCTGGGAGGTTTGACGCCATCTTTAGGCAGTTTAATCGCGGCCAAAAAACATACCACCATTCCTATTATCACCATGGTGCGTCCACGGGCGGGCGGCTTTCACTATAGCGATTATGATAAAGAGACCATGTATACCGATGCCGAGCTCATGATTGATCACGGCGCAAGCGGCCTTGTTTTTGGCTTCCTAAACGAAGATCTGACGGTTGATAAAGCGACAACCAAGCGTTTTGTTGATTTATGTCATCGCAATCGAGTAGAGGCCATTTTCCATCGGGCCTTTGACCGATCGGCGGATCCGCATCAAGCTGTCAGAGACTTGATCGACTGTGGCATCGACCGCATTTTAACAAACGGCCAAGCAGCTAGTGCTGATCAAGGGATTTCTCTTTTGGCCGACTTACAAAAGCACTACAGTGACCAAATCGCATTTTGCGTTGGAGCTGGTGTCACTGCCGCCAATGTTGTGGAGATTATCGAAAAAACTGGCATCAGCGATGTTCATTCTACGTTTAAGGGGTGGTTTACCGATCCAACGACTGCCAGCACGACCGTTTCCTATCGCTATAGCGAAGAAGGCGACTACGACGGTGTTAGCGTTGGGAAGTTAGAACAGTTTATAGAAAAACTACAAGATTATCGCTAA
- the metF gene encoding methylenetetrahydrofolate reductase [NAD(P)H] has protein sequence MSTSQSNVSLSFEVFPPNSHVATKKLFGTLQELQDLQPHFISVTCSNRESRIEETTVRIADYLQNDLRIPSIAHLPASYLSKEQVTAIISKIEKAGIKRVLALRGDYLDGVEAKTDFVYANDLVHYIKTLAPNLEIFGACYPEVHPDSENRVTDIKHLKKKVDAGCNQLISQLFFDNNMFYQFKEGCELAEINVPILAGIMPIVNRQQALRLIKVSDSHLPKKFLAILEKYEHNPIALRDAGLAYAIDQIVDLVTQGVAGIHLYTMNQAETARHIHGATESLFLNN, from the coding sequence GTGTCAACTTCTCAATCAAACGTTTCTCTATCATTTGAAGTCTTTCCACCCAACAGCCATGTTGCGACAAAAAAATTATTCGGAACGCTTCAGGAATTGCAAGATTTACAACCTCATTTTATTAGTGTGACCTGCAGCAACCGTGAGTCTCGAATCGAAGAAACGACCGTTCGAATTGCAGACTATCTCCAAAACGACTTGCGAATTCCGTCAATCGCACATTTGCCTGCTAGCTATTTATCAAAGGAGCAAGTGACAGCTATTATTAGCAAAATCGAAAAAGCAGGTATTAAACGTGTGCTCGCACTAAGGGGCGATTATTTAGATGGCGTCGAAGCTAAAACTGATTTTGTCTATGCCAATGACTTGGTTCACTATATTAAAACACTCGCACCTAACCTTGAAATTTTTGGTGCCTGCTACCCTGAAGTACACCCCGATTCAGAAAATCGTGTCACTGATATTAAGCACCTTAAGAAAAAAGTTGATGCTGGTTGCAATCAATTAATTAGTCAGCTGTTCTTTGACAATAATATGTTTTATCAATTTAAAGAAGGGTGTGAGTTGGCTGAGATTAACGTCCCCATTTTAGCCGGCATCATGCCTATCGTCAATCGCCAACAAGCTTTGCGTTTAATTAAAGTGAGCGACTCCCATTTGCCTAAAAAGTTTTTGGCAATTCTTGAAAAATACGAGCATAATCCCATTGCCTTACGCGATGCAGGTCTTGCTTATGCGATTGATCAAATTGTTGACCTAGTGACACAGGGAGTCGCTGGTATCCATCTTTATACTATGAATCAAGCAGAAACAGCTCGCCATATTCATGGCGCTACAGAATCTTTATTTTTAAACAACTAA